ATTACTTTCATTGGCATAGTGGAGATAGCCAGGCACAGGAGAGCACTAGCCTAAGTCCTACAGAGCTCTCTAGTTCGGTTCTCTGCCCCCACCTACGTGGTTGTCACTCAAAGATTTCCCCCTTATCCCACCTAAGGTTGTTAAACTCTTTGGTTCCATTGTAAACAACTCGGTTTAGTTCAGTGCAGGACTTTTTAGGTGATAccaaaattgaattatttaataAACAATTGCCTGAAGATAAATCGAAAATGTTTATAAATTGTTTAggtttaagggaaaaaaattgaaaaaagtaaCCAATTAGGTGAAAATCATAGGGAAATTtggttatttaaaaaaatgaggggagaagaagagataaaaCTTCCAATGTAGGggagttaaaaaataaaaaataaataaaataaaataaaatcctcaagataagggagttttagtaaatataggtaAAGTACAGAAGAGTTACAGTAATTGGGATTCGGTTCCTCACCAACCACTTGGGCAACTCTGAGTCCGGAACTTCAACAGTGAGCCATAATTAGCACCCTGCACCCAATTGTTGGATGTTCACGATCACAACAATCCAACGGCTTAGAGGTCTTAGACACGTATCTCAACACCTGGGAATTCATGTCTTAGGCCTTTTGGGTCATTGGAAGGGTAGGTTGGTTGGGCATCCTCTGACCCTTTGGTAAATGGTTTCgatcaatttgatttttgacACATTAAAAGTAGCAATTGGTGATGATTAAAAAAGGCAGAGGTACGGAGATATGCAGTTGATCCAAATGTAAGTCTGCGTTAATAACTGCATATAACTACCTCCTGTATATGACCAGAAAGATGTAAGTCTGCGTTAACAGCTGCATGTGCTGAGAATTGAAGCCAGGTAGCTGCAACCAAATGAGTAATTTTATCATAAATTCATATAAGATTTTCACTTTGGAAGAGTGGATCTTCGTTAAAATCGGCTCCAGAGCACAGTTCCGCTtcagagtagagagagagagagagagagagagagagagatggtaaCTGCATGAACTTAGAGAAGTCATTGGTGCATGGGCTGATGACGCTGGTTGGACTAAGACACCAGGCGGTGGAGATCGAGCCTGGGACAACCATTAAATTTTGGGCTCCATCTGAAACAACTAAGAAAGTAAAAGAGAAAGCTGAAGAAAATGGTTTTTCATATATGTCATAAAATGATGATTACATATTTATACCTCTACATAATTGCTGACTAGACTCTCAACTCTCCATCCTAACCATGTGATAACAGTTAGTTGGTTATGAATTTGTTACATGGGTCTTGATACAATGTATCACAGTGTTAAGTAGTATATTACGGTGCCTTGTCCCTAACAAGCTCGTTTTTGAGAAGGTGAAGGTGGAtccagaggaggaggagaagaagaagaaaacaaagatgcCTGCGGTGGTATTGCTACATGGCTTCACTTGTGAAGGTATCATGACGTGGCAGTTACAGGTGAGACCATTGACGAGTAAGTACGCTATCTACATTCTAGACCTTCTCTTCTTTGGACATTCCATAACCAGTAGGACCGATTGGTCACCGGAGTTCCAGGGAGAATGCATGGTCCTACTTATTAAATTCTctgaattattcgcgaataattgTGTCGAACagaattttacgaataattctgtccgaatctgaatcaaataaaaaattctcgaattttatagactttttttaaaattcacgaataattcggtGGAGCCGAATTCTATCAGAATTATAACCtaattttatcccatgtaaaatatatatatatatatatatcttgaataagtcaataagcctCTAGAAAATAGTGtggttattatgcatttattatcctaatgttacttttcttctttttttaacagaaaccGACAAAGTTTATCTTTCctgaggtaatctctcacacttctacaaaaaaaaaatctctcaccccattttggtttgactaagtcttacagtcgttactctctctctagtctttaaggtgaacatgaATGGTGGGTGACGTGGGTCTAATTGAATTTGTGCTCAGTCCCCCCTCttagtctctctttctctgattcaattatttgagtgataggaaatgagtttaaaaaaaaaagagataaatataatattttatctttaaaatttacaattttaatttttatatcatttgtatgttatgtacatatgataattgatggATAATAAGAAACAAGTATGGcgaatattaaaaataacatccaaaatttttgtccgctttttatttttgtaaacgaataattctcgaatccgaatcagAACTTGAATTTTATCATCTCCGCTTTTTTGACTGATATTTTGACCGAatcattgaattaatgaaacacattaatccgaataattcccgaatccaaatttaatTACTATGTGCATGGTGAAGGGACTGAAGAAGTTANNNNNNNNNNNNNNNNNNNNNNNNCGGTGGTGGGGTTTAGCTATGGTGGGATGGTGGGTTTCAAGATGGCGGAGCTTCACCCGGACATGGTGAAGTCCTTGGTGGTTACCGGTGCGGTCACGGCCTTTACGGACTCCCTCAATGCTAAGACAATCGGTCGGTTGGGTTTCTCATCGCCTTCGGACTTTTTGCTGCCCACTTCGGTTGAGGGTGTGAAAACCCTATTGAAAGCTGGCATTTACATGAAACCTTGGCTTTCTGATCGTGTGTTCAAGGACTACTTCCAGGTTTTAACTTCCTACCTTCCTTAATTACTAATtattagggagaaagaatgctacgcTACCCGTCTGCGCTTGCTCCGCCCAGAC
This genomic stretch from Macadamia integrifolia cultivar HAES 741 chromosome 2, SCU_Mint_v3, whole genome shotgun sequence harbors:
- the LOC122065107 gene encoding putative aminoacrylate hydrolase RutD, with amino-acid sequence MTLVGLRHQAVEIEPGTTIKFWAPSETTKKVKEKAEENVLSSILRCLVPNKLVFEKVKVDPEEEEKKKKTKMPAVVLLHGFTCEGIMTWQLQVRPLTSKYAIYILDLLFFGHSITSRTDWSPEFQGECMVLLIKFSELFANNCAVVGFSYGGMVGFKMAELHPDMVKSLVVTGAVTAFTDSLNAKTIGRLGFSSPSDFLLPTSVEGVKTLLKAGIYMKPWLSDRVFKDYFQVMFNNRKERAELLETLISSSKDATIPNFTQVCKPTI